A genome region from Nicotiana tabacum cultivar K326 chromosome 13, ASM71507v2, whole genome shotgun sequence includes the following:
- the LOC107831105 gene encoding protein trichome birefringence-like 33 — translation MKPPFSSSLLLILLPFIVLIIFMYSEEFSCILCQLDPSVSSQQHISDTPNIRKNMEKLPFAIGETEKGCGVFNGKWVWDENRPLYEESECPYITPQSTCQEHGRPDKDYQHWRWQPHSCSLPSFNATLMLETLRGKRMLFVGDSLNRGQYISMICLVHRLIPENAKSMENDGNFAIFIIKDYNATIEFYWAPFLLESNSDVAITHRIVERVVRNGSINTHGKYWKGSDIIVFNTYLWWLSNFSILQGSFDDEVKDIVEVSTEDAYRMVMKSMLSWIKENMDPKKTRVFFTSMSPYHERSIEWGGEPNKNCFNETKMIEDPNYWATDSRKSIMQVIGEEFGKSKVPISFLNITQLSSYRKDAHSSIYKKHWNPLTPKQLANPSSYADCVHWCLPGIPDIWNELLFAKLFYP, via the exons atgaAGCCACCTTTTTCCTCTTCTCTTCTGTTAATATTACTACCTTTTATTGTTCTTATCATTTTTATGTACAGTGAAGAATTCAGCTGCATTTTGTGCCAGCTTGATCCCAGTGTTTCCAGCCAACAACACATTAGTGA CACCCCAAACATTAGA AAGAACATggagaagttaccatttgccaTAGGAGAGACAGAAAAAGGATGCGGTGTGTTCAATGGAAAATGGGTTTGGGACGAGAATCGGCCTTTGTACGAAGAATCAGAGTGTCCGTACATAACGCCACAGTCGACTTGCCAAGAACATGGCAGGCCAGATAAAGACTATCAGCATTGGAGATGGCAACCTCATAGTTGCTCTCTCCCGAG TTTCAATGCGACATTAATGTTGGAAACACTTCGGGGGAAGAGGATGTTGTTCGTAGGCGATTCGTTGAACAGAGGACAATATATTTCCATGATTTGTCTTGTTCATAGACTGATTCCTGAGAATGCTAAATCCATGGAAAATGATGGTAATTTCGCCATTTTCATCATTAAG GATTATAATGCAACGATTGAGTTCTACTGGGCACCATTTCTCCTGGAATCAAATTCTGATGTTGCAATCACACATAGGATCGTTGAAAGAGTTGTTCGAAATGGTTCAATAAACACACATGGGAAATATTGGAAAGGATCTGACATAATTGTGTTCAATACTTACCTTTGGTGGCTGAGCAATTTCAGTATCTT GCAAGGGTCTTTTGACGATGAAGTAAAAGATATAGTGGAGGTGTCCACAGAGGATGCATATCGCATGGTAATGAAGAGTATGTTGAGTTGGATTAAAGAGAATATGGATCCAAAGAAAACCAGAGTCTTTTTCACTAGCATGTCACCTTATCATGAAAG GAGCATAGAATGGGGAGGTGAACCAAATAAGAATTGTTTCAATGAGACTAAAATGATAGAGGATCCAAATTACTGGGCAACAGATAGTAGAAAAAGCATAATGCAAGTGATTGGTGAAGAATTTGGTAAATCAAAAGTTCCCATCTCATTTCTTAATATCACACAGCTCTCAAGTTACAGAAAAGACGCACACTCGTCAATTTACAAGAAGCATTGGAATCCATTAACACCAAAGCAACTAGCAAACCCTTCCAGCTATGCTGATTGTGTTCATTGGTGCTTGCCTGGGATTCCAGATATTTGGAATGAACTTTTATTTGCCAAGCTTTTCTATCCTTGA